ATAAGAAGAGTGAagacataatttttgtttttttttgacaattatCATCTTTAAATCACTGGAAAACAAAGCATAAAACATATCAATCTTACAAGTGAGTAAGTTGACTTAAATTGAACAATGAAGCCGGAATTGGTCCATGTAGTTTGTTGAAGCTTAAATCACTGGAAAATAGACAAGAATCACACTATTTTAAACGAAAAAGACCATGAAGCAGCTTGGAGTTTTCAGGACATGTTTATGTTGTACTTACACTTGTTTGAGACTTGAGAATTGTCCAATATAAGAGGGTATTGTCCCAGTGAGATTGCTGTTCCTCAATACTCTGCGAAATATGTAAAATACAGACAAGTACATTATAATGTGatcgatcatatatatatacgaatTAGGTTAGAAGATGTTTAAGCGAAGTTGGCTTACAGTACACTTAGAGATGTCATGTCTTTGATGAACTCAAGAGAAGAGCTTCCGTTGGATATATCACCAAGCCTCCTACGTACATTTAGAATAGGCATGAGCTATTAAATATGTAGAGGAGACTTGGAATAAAAGAAAGATGAATGGTTGTGACACCAATGTAAACAACAAATACAGTTCTGTTAAAGAAGTTAAGTTGGAAAATGACGACGGTATGGGACCACTTAAATCAGTTCCGACAATTCTCCTGCAACAATTATAGAATCTCAAATTTAACAAGAGCAATGCTTGTAGATACAAGTccattatataaattttgtaaaacatgAAATCTTCTTACAAGGCAGTAAGTTTGGTCCATCTTCCTATAAAGTCAGGTATACGACCTGTAACTCCCAGATCCATCATCCAACTGATACAACATTAAGTAGAAAAATGTGAAGTGGCACGTAGGAAAAGTTAACGGTAAAGCTAaattcaataaaacaaaatctaacGCGGTTTGCAGCTCCACAAGATTAGCAAATGATGAAGGTATGGCCCCGGTGAAATCAGAACTATCCATGTATCTGCATTAATTAACAGATGTACGTAAGAAGTAATTAAATGGACaagaatattaacaataaaaatgatgTCCAAGGTTTAAGACTTTATAACTAGGAAATGAATATACATAAAAAATGCTTGTAGAAGATACACAGACTCACATTTGCTGTAGTTTTGTGCAATTCCCAATCTCAGCTGGTATAGAGCCAGAAAATTTATTTGAACTAATACCACTGCATGCAgaaaaatgtataaaagatAGGTGGAAGCATCAAAATCTGACATTTgtgactttctttttttttttcttaaaaaaaagaaaaagaatgaagaagaagcttaCAGCAATTTCAATTCTGTAAGCAGACCAATTTCCTTGGGAACGGGGCCAGACAAGGCATTGATCCCAAAAGTCCTAACAGAGTTGGAAGTGTGAGAGATAAATAACTAGCTAGAGAGGTTTCAATCAATTTCAATTCTGTAAGCAGACCAATTTCCTTGGGAACGGGGCCAGACAAGGCATTGATCCCAAAAGTCCTAACAGAGTTGGAAGTGTGAGAGATAAATAACTAGCTAGAGAGGTTTCAATCAATATACGAGGCCTTACAGCCATTCCATTCGAGTCAGATTTCCAATTGCAGGGGAAAGGGAGCCCGTAAGATAATTTTGAGCCAGGTTCCTGAAAGAAAGACAGATGCATGTGTGTtgtgctcttttttttttatgataacaataataaaaataaatgataaaagaaaaagacaaggAACAGGTAAAgtcaaatatatatgtacagATTTGTAAGGAGTGTCAAAGTCCAGAGCTGTGGAGGTATAGGTCCTATAGCATCCATCGCATAAACCTTGCTGTGTAATAttgaaacaacaacaacatgcaTGCATGGTAAAACATTCAGTGGGTGAATGAATGCACAaagacaacatatatatatatatatagggggAAAGAGGGGGTGTGTACTGTACAGGGCGGTGATGCGGCAGATTGTTGAGCCGTTGAACGTGCAGTCGCATTTGATAAGAGGGTTGTATGCTTTGTCGTCGATGGTGACGCCGTCGTCCATGGCGGCGCCGGAGCAAAGTTCGCCGCTGATGTTCCATTCCCTGGGCGCAGGGATCCTCCAAGCGGCAAAGATGGAGTTCAAAGCTCGCGCTGTTGTTTTACACCACACCACAACGGCTCAGTACGTACTTTCAGTACTTAACCAAGCAAATTAAcagttatatattttgattgatttagaaatccatacagtatttataaatccaaataaagtatacaaattttcaaattctctcagattagtatttacaaatccggaggttttccctcgAATTTGGaccttttgtatttttaacaaagaaattcatgcaaatccattcaaatacattatgaaatcaaatctattagtaaatccgtatgattgaataacacttgatttgaattagaatttatgaatcattaaatgaataacacatgatttcaatacatattttaaaatcatagaaccaataacactagatttagtttggattttcaaatccatcaaAATACACCAACCAATAGCCCCACACTTAATTAGTTGGTTACAAAGTGTTCAACTAACAAATTAACAGACCTTCGTCGGGATCAGTAGTGGCTCCGGTTCGGTTTTGAGATCGAACCAGGTGAATCGAACCGAATATACACAAGATGAACCAGACACTGAGGTGCAGGCACGTGGGCATCCTCGTCGACGGAGGTTCTTActctatctttatttttttgtgtgtgtgggtTTAGTTTAGAAACAATGGTGGTCTGTCTTACTTTTCAAGAAAAAGCTCCCTTAAATTCTCTAGCCATGATTATCCTTAGGCTCCATTGACTTATAATAACATTTCTTCACTGACTTGTAATGTGGTTTGACAACTTTTCACCACACGATAAGAATGACTGAATGAGTGGAGAGATTTACAACTCTTTAATAATTAGTGATAGGGTGGTGGACCAGTACCACCGTGTTTGCACTACTCTATCAGTGCTCATcggtccttttttttttttgcactacACTCTCCTCACTGGTCACATCATTATTAGTTTTGTGTTGATTTTGTTGTCCCTTTTCGTTCGTTCCTTCGTCGCTCTTTCCTCCATGATGGTATTTATGGTCTATAGTAATTTCCATGCTCATGATATTTATTACATCAAGACAAGATATATGCATTGTACTATATGAACAATACCATCAATAATGCCTACTTGACTTGTGAATATGCAAAAGTCTCTGTGTACAAGTAAAGACTTTTGAcaacttttttgtttgtttttacatTACCACGCGACCCTTTTTGTGTTATATATGTGGGCCGTGCAGACAACGGAACTAATTAGTAGGGACTATATGCTCTTCAACTTGAACCTCTAAAACATGACATGAGTCTAGTCTGCTCTCGTGGAATCACTTTGTCTATGCAGTTTTGGGAACACAACACATAATGCACAGTCTTACTCTTCTTCCCATAGCAAAGTATCAACTTCACTCCGCTACAAATTTCTCTCTCAACAGATTTGAGGAAAACCGAAAGAGCTTAATTATCATTATTGAATCAAAAGTGATATACGTTTCTCTAATCAAACGAAGAAAATAGTGATCCTCATTCACCTACACAAAACACATATATCTCTATAGTTAGTTACAGATAAGGAAGGGTCTTTCTCATCTTCCCTCGTTGATCTTCACTCCAAGCATCGGTTTAGAGTCGGCGCTTCCGGGTGATATCTCGGAGCCAGGCGCCACAAAGCTCGTGGACAAGGAATCAGAAGCCCAAGTCCCTTTGGTTTGAAATCCGCTAAGAGAAGAGCTCGTGGTGTCGTCAAATCTCCAGTCGGTTAGGTAGCCTGGCTTAGAGGTGACATCACTCACCTCAACGTCTCCCGAAAGCATGGCCACCACTCTTGACATTGGTGGTCTCAGGGCATGTGATGTCTGAGTGCACAGCAGAGCAATGCCTATCATGCGCTTCACTTCTTCCATGTTGAATTCAGTTAGCTCACGATCGATAAGCTCCACTTCACGACTTTTCTCGTGTAGATTCCATGCCTGTACACAAACTTAACATCAGCTTTTGCTGAAGAGCACAGCAAATCTTCCCTACGTTGATTACAGATAAGTGTTGGAATAgatcaatcaaattataacaagcAAGTTAACGTACCCATTCAAGAAGATATCTTTTCTCGTCCTCCAAGTTCTCATCGGAGTTTGGCCTTCCACTCACTAGCTCAAGAGCCACAACACCAAAGGCATACACATCAGTTTTCTCTGATAGATGTCCGCGCATGGCATACTCTGGCGCAAGATATCCACTGCATTGGTCCCAACAACACGTCTTAAAAAATCCATAACTGTGTTGCAAACCAAAAGTCAGGGTTGGGGAATACTTACATCGTCCCTGCTACTCGGGTACTTATGTGGGTTTTCTTGTCATCGTACAGCTTTGCCAGCCCAAAATCAGAAACTTTTGGGACCAGATTAGAGTCCAGTAAAATGTTGCTGGCCTTCACATCCCTGTGTACAATGCGAAGCCTCGCCTCCTCGTGGAGATAGACTAGACCCCTGGCAACTCCAAGACATATCTCATAACGAGTTGACCAATCAAGATGTAAGGTCTTATCCCCTGCAACATCAAAATCAACGGCATAATGAGTGCTGGGAGAAGCATAGGTCgataaatcatgttttttttttgagcgtACCAAATAGAGCCTGATCAAGACTTCCGTTAGGAAGGTATTCATATACGAGCAAACGATGATCTCCTTCGTAGCAGCACCcataaagttttactaagttgCGATGTTGAACTGCGGAAATCGCTACAATCTCTGCAACAAATTGTCCCTTCCCTTGCCGGGATCCCACCGACAACAGCTTCGCTGCTACATCTCTTCCATCATTGAGTTTTCCCTGTTGAAGGTGTTATTcgaaagaaaacatattaaaaaggtATCACATATATATTGTGATTTCCGGCAAGTAAATGGGACATACCTTATAAACGGGCCCAAATCCTCCCTCTCCAAGCTTGTTAGAGGGATCGAAATCTTGAGTTGCACTCTTCAGTTCCGAGTAAGTAAAGGTGTAAGGCTTTACGTCCATACTAAGAAGCTctgcaagaacaaaaaaaaaaaggaaccaaTTTGAAAGATGATATTCAAGTTTGTGTTCttattacatatttacatgtataCCTTCATCATCTGTGTACCGCTTTCTTCTTTTTCGGATGATGAAGATAGCCACACCCGCTAAGATACTTAAGAGTCCTACGCCAACAATGACACCCACAATAGTACCGGTCCTGTTCTTTCCCTTTGATGGTGGCCGATTGCCCACAGTTGGTGTAAAATCTGGATAACAACACTTAGGGAACTTGTGAACAGAAATATATCAAACAACAAAGGATTTGCCATTTCTTGTGTTACCTGATTTTGCACTGACAGCCGATATTAAAGGCCCATACGCCCCTTGAATGGGGATACAACATGTTCCTTTTCCAGCCCAGAAAAGATGAATTTCGAGGTGATTCTCAGTTACATTTGCTTTATATACTCTCTGAACGGCTCGAACAGTAGAGTCACCAGCTGTTCTGCGTACATCAAAATCTGTTTCAACAAGTCTTCCCTGGAAAAACAGAGCAAAAGGTTATAATatattacaacaacaacaagttaACTTAACTTGTAAAGCCGAAAGCTAGATTAAGTAGTAGTGCAGACCTGGACATAAATGTCAAAACGTCGTCTTCCTAAACCTCTCCAAGTGTTTGAAGAAGAACCAAGGATTTGAATTTCAGCAAACTGAAGTGTTACTGTATAGCCTCCATTTTCTAGCCCCAACCCATAATACCTCAGGGAAGATGCAGAAAGTCTTGCTGACTGAAAAAGCTCCGAGTCCAAAGTGTTGATAAATTGTGATTGTGACGTCGCTGTGTATACATTACTGCTACTTCCGGCAAAAAGTCCCACGCTACTGGCTGCCCATCTCTGAACATCACTCACGACAAAAGAAGCTGGTCCCAGCTCCTCGTCCTCCCTCTCAAATAATGCTCCGCTCACAGACCGTATTGGTGGGCCTCCGCAGTTGATCGAAAATTCAGAATCTAGACatcaataaaatcgaaaaaaatcATAAGCAATTTTTTCCAACAGTACACACAAGCACTGTCCATTTGTTACACTTACATAATGCTTTGCCTCGATTGCAAGGGAAGTCTTTCTGCAGGCAGCTCAGTCCTGGTAAAACACTtttaaccaaaaagaaaagaaatgataAGTCGTCTACATTTGCAACCGTTTGCAGGAAATACATAAAAGTGGGTCATGATGGAACAAGCATCATCGACAATAACATAGTTAAGAAAATCACCTCTTGTCAAGACCTTCCAAGGAGAAATTGTTAGCAACGAGGTTGCTGCacaaataaaatacatttttgttatgaatgtaatatatatatatttcctatAAATAGGAAACTTCATGCTGGATATGAAGAAACCTAATGAGAATTTTTTCCGAGATTGAATAACACAAGTGGTGTTTTCTTTACTTACAGTTTCAAGTTTGGTAAGTTGACCCATGAAGGAAGACTTCCAGACAAATCATTGTACGACACATCTCTGTTAGTATAAAAGAACATTGATTAGAATCCACTGGAACCTTATTCAAATTGAATAAGTGCCGACTAATAGCTGAAGGAAACTTGAGCCTATATCAGGAGGATTTGTTTTCAACAAACCCTCCAACAATTAGGGGTGGCTTTCAAAGGCGAAACACTTATAAAGGACCTTCGTTACGCACATATTTCTCAAAGTCTGACTCTTTTGAGAAGGCAATGAACCATTCAACGTGTTGTTCCCAAGAAACCTAATAAGAGGAGTGAAGACATCAAACCATTTCGACAggtataatctttttttattttttgtaacatcGACAGGTATAATCTTTAATCACTGgaaaacaaagcaaaaaaaCATATCATCTTACAAGTGAGTAAGTCGACTTAAATTGAAAAGTGAAGCTGGAATTGGTCCACCTAGTTTGTTGAAGCTTAAATCACTGGAAAACAGACACGAATTACACGGTAATACATTAAAATTATCCACGTTTAGCAGTGAAAGAAGGAAAATAAGACATTATATTATCAGCAACTTGAGATCATTTCGTATTCTCTTTTGGTGACTTTCACATATAATCACACTCTACTTACAGAATAGCAATCATAACATTGAAGAAACACACATGGTGTACTTACACTTGTTGCAGACTTGAAAATTCTCCGATAAAAGAGGGTATCGTCCCAGTGAGATTGCTGTTCCTAAATACTCTGCAACATATATCAGAAACAGTTCAATACTACACAAATGTGATCAAAGATTGAACTAAAATAAGTTGAATAGAAGTGGTCTTACAATGTACTTAGAGATTTCATGTCTTTGAAGATTTCAAGAGAAGAGCTGCCGTTGGATATATCACCAAGCCTCCTACGTACATTTAGAATAGGAGCTATATATATGTGGAGGAGAAAGGgaatgaatgaaaaaaaaatatcgttATAACACCAATGGGAACAACACATACAGTTCGGTCAAAGAAGTTAAGTTGGAAAATGATGACGGTATAGGACCACTCAAACCAGTTCCGAAAATTCTCCTGTAGTAAAACATGTATTGAATCTCAAACTTGGAAAATAACGAGGCCTTTTCTTCTACTAAGAGAAGGATTAatgtagaaaataaaaatcaagaggAACAAATCCATTATATAATtctgaaaaaagaagaaggaaatgttCTTACAAGGTAGTAAGTTTGGTCCAGTTTCCTATAAAATCCGGTATTGGACCTGTAACTTGCAGATCCGTAATCCAACTGGTCCAGC
The window above is part of the Brassica napus cultivar Da-Ae chromosome C3, Da-Ae, whole genome shotgun sequence genome. Proteins encoded here:
- the LOC106429068 gene encoding uncharacterized protein LOC106429068: MARQRRRSLCLLITVWFLSGSVHVVRAQNRTGATTDPDEARALNSIFAAWRIPAPREWNISGELCSGAAMDDSVTIDDKAYNPLIKCDCTFNSSKICRITALKVYAIEVVGPIPPQLWTLHYLTNLNLGQNVLTGSLPPAIGNLTRMQYMTFGINALSGPVPKEIGLLKDLRSLSISSNNFSGSIPPEIGSCTKLQKMYIGSSGLTGVIPLSFANLVQLEDAWITDLQVTGPIPDFIGNWTKLTTLRIFGTGLSGPIPSSFSNLTSLTELRLGDISNGSSSLEIFKDMKSLSTLVFRNSNLTGTIPSFIGEFSSLQQVDLSFNKLGGPIPASLFNLSRLTHLFLGNNTLNGSLPSQKSQTLRNIDVSYNDLSGSLPSWVNLPNLKLNLVANNFSLEGLDKSVLPGLSCLQKDFPCNRGKALYSEFSINCGGPPIRSVSGALFEREDEELGPASFVVSDVQRWAASSVGLFAGSSSNVYTATSQSQFINTLDSELFQSARLSASSLRYYGLGLENGGYTVTLQFAEIQILGSSSNTWRGLGRRRFDIYVQGRLVETDFDVRRTAGDSTVRAVQRVYKANVTENHLEIHLFWAGKGTCCIPIQGAYGPLISAVSAKSDFTPTVGNRPPSKGKNRTGTIVGVIVGVGLLSILAGVAIFIIRKRRKRYTDDEELLSMDVKPYTFTYSELKSATQDFDPSNKLGEGGFGPVYKGKLNDGRDVAAKLLSVGSRQGKGQFVAEIVAISAVQHRNLVKLYGCCYEGDHRLLVYEYLPNGSLDQALFGDKTLHLDWSTRYEICLGVARGLVYLHEEARLRIVHRDVKASNILLDSNLVPKVSDFGLAKLYDDKKTHISTRVAGTIGYLAPEYAMRGHLSEKTDVYAFGVVALELVSGRPNSDENLEDEKRYLLEWAWNLHEKSREVELIDRELTEFNMEEVKRMIGIALLCTQTSHALRPPMSRVVAMLSGDVEVSDVTSKPGYLTDWRFDDTTSSSLSGFQTKGTWASDSLSTSFVAPGSEISPGSADSKPMLGVKINEGKPPSTRMPTCLHLSVWFILCIFGSIHLVRSQNRTGATTDPDEARALNSIFAAWRIPAPREWNISGELCSGAAMDDGVTIDDKAYNPLIKCDCTFNGSTICRITALKVYAMDAIGPIPPQLWTLTLLTNLNLAQNYLTGSLSPAIGNLTRMEWLTFGINALSGPVPKEIGLLTELKLLGISSNKFSGSIPAEIGNCTKLQQIYMDSSDFTGAIPSSFANLVELQTAWMMDLGVTGRIPDFIGRWTKLTALRIVGTDLSGPIPSSFSNLTSLTELRLGDISNGSSSLEFIKDMTSLSVLVLRNSNLTGTIPSYIGQFSSLKQVDLSFNKLHGPIPASLFNLSQLTHLFLGNNTLNGSLPTQKSQTLSNIDVSYNDLSGIPPSWVNLPNLQLNLVANNFTLESLDNRDLPGLNCLQKNFPCNRGKALYSDFAINCGGQQIRSASGAVFEREDGALGPASFVVSDEQRWGASSVGLFGGSSNIYIVTLLSQFINTLDSELFQSARLSASSLRYYGLGLENGGYTVTLQFAEIQIIGSSSNTWRGLGRRRFDIYVQGRLVERDFDIRRTANDSTVRAVVKEYKVNVSENYIEIHLFWAGKGTCCIPIQGAYGPLISAVSAKPDFIPTVANKPPSKGNNRTGTIVGVIVGLGLLSIIAGVVILIIRKRRKRYTDDEEILNMDVKPYTFSYSELKTATQDFNPSNKLGEGGFGPVYKGNLNDGREVAVKQLSVGSRQGKGHFVAEIVAISTVMHRNLVKLYGCCYEGDHRLLVYEYLPNGSLDQALFGGDIKKTLHLDWPTRFEICMGVARGLAYLHEEGSVRIVHRDVKASNILLDSNLVPKVSDFGLAKLYDDKKTHISTKVAGTVGYLAPEYAMRGHLTEKTDVYAFGIVVLELVSGRGNADESLEGEKRYLLEWAWNLHEKSHEVELIDRELTEFNVEEVKRMIGIALLCTQASHAVRPPMSRVVAMLSGDVEVSEVTSKPIYLPDWRFDDTTRSSFSAFQTKDTGASGSYSTSFVTPAENDFKPMLGVKINDGR